A region from the Pelobates fuscus isolate aPelFus1 chromosome 3, aPelFus1.pri, whole genome shotgun sequence genome encodes:
- the LOC134600750 gene encoding adipocyte plasma membrane-associated protein-like — protein sequence MYLKWGFSAAVLATIVGIYLLPSPIDPEPFMFDKPPPALVGPLALNQKLHKGRRIFYGLLKGPESFTCDKEGNLYTGTVDGKLWKISGDKLSFITQMGQNVSQCGTPEYERVCGRPHSVRMDHNGFLIVADSYFGLFRVNPRTGEKTLLLSNEEGVDGIPFRFLNGLDLSRNGTIYFTDSSSKWGRRHHRYEVLELNNLGRLIKFNPVKKVAETLLDGLYMANGLALSPDESFILIAETSICRISRYWLTGSRRGVHEVFVDNMPGYPDNIRLSSRDTYRIGLSTTRFPGLFPPFLDALAPYPALKRLIVKVTPLSFYSVLLRKHGLFLEVNDQGDVVESFHDPDGRVTWAVSDVFEHYGQLYLGNTDLPFLVVLTNEQ from the exons AT GTACCTGAAATGGGGATTTTCTGCTGCAGTTTTGGCAACTATTGTTGGGATTTACCTGCTTCCTTCCCCTATTGATCCTGAGCCTTTCAT GTTTGATAAACCTCCACCAGCCCTCGTTGGGCCATTGGCCTTAAATCAAAAACTTCACAAAGGGAGAAGGATTTTCTATGGACTACTCAAAGGCCCGGAATCGTTCACCTGTGACAAAGAAG GCAATCTTTACACCGGCACTGTGGATGGGAAACTGTGGAAGATCTCTGGGGACAAGCTATCCTTCATAACACAGATGGGACAGAATGTGTCACAGTGTG GTACCCCAGAATATGAACGGGTGTGTGGACGACCACATTCTGTTCGTATGGATCACAATGGATTTCTTATTGTAGCAGATTCATATTTTGGATTGTTCAGGGTGAACCCACGGACGGGAGAGAAGACCCTCCTGCTTTCTAATGAAGAAG GTGTTGATGGAATTCCTTTCAGATTCTTAAATGGACTTGATCTGTCTCGAAATGGGACCATTTACTTTACTGACTCCAGTAGCAAGTGGGGGAGAAGACATCACAGATACGAG GTCCTGGAATTGAACAATTTGGGGCGTCTGATAAAGTTTAACCCTGTGAAAAAAGTAGCAGAGACGTTGCTGGATGGCTTATACATGGCTAATGGGCTGGCACTGTCTCCGGATGAGAGTTTTATTCTGATAGCAGAGACCAGCATCTGCAGAATATCAAG ATACTGGCTAACTGGCAGCAGAAGAGGAGTCCATGAAGTCTTTGTGGACAATATGCCCGGCTATCCGGATAACATCAGACTGTCAAGTCGCGACACCTACAGAATTGGTTTATCTACAACGCGGTTTCCTGGACTCTTTCCCCCATTCTTGGATGCCCTTGCCCCCTATCCAGCACTGAAGAGATTAATTGTCAAG GTTACCCCGTTGTCCTTTTACAGCGTCCTCCTGAGAAAGCACGGCTTGTTTCTGGAAGTAAATGACCAAGGTGACGTTGTAGAGAGTTTCCATGACCCGGATGGGAGGGTGACGTGGGCCGTGAGTGATGTGTTTGAACATTATGGACAGCTATACCTGGGGAACACTGACCTTCCCTTCCTTGTGGTTCTAACTAATGAACAGTAA